A stretch of Hoplias malabaricus isolate fHopMal1 chromosome 10, fHopMal1.hap1, whole genome shotgun sequence DNA encodes these proteins:
- the impa2 gene encoding inositol monophosphatase 2 isoform X2: MEDDTWAECQEVAVRIARTAGQMVQEAVNHEKSVSSKSTPTDLVTEADQQVEDLIISTLRERFPSHRFIGEESSAAGEKCVLTDSPTWIIDPIDGTCNFVHSFPMVAVSIGFAVKKELEFGVIYHCFDGTLYTARRGHGAFCNGVRLQVSKEKDVSKALILTEIGAKRDPNTLDIFLGNMKKLLSAPVHGVRIIGSSTLALCHVASGAAEAYYQYGLHCWDIAAAAVIIREAGGCVIDTTGGPLDLMSRRVVAAGSREIADYVVQQLQPINYGRDDHDP; the protein is encoded by the exons ATGGAGGACGACACCTGGGCCGAGTGTCAGGAGGTCGCCGTGAGGATAGCACGCACCGCGGGGCAG aTGGTCCAGGAGGCTGTGAATCACGAGAAAAGTGTGAGCAGTAAGAGCACACCCACAGACTTGGTGACAGAGGCTGACCAGCAGGTGGAGGATCTCATCATTTCCACCCTCAGGGAAAGATTCCCTTCACATAG ATTTATAGGAGAGGAGTCCTCTGCTGCTGGAGAGAAATGTGTTCTGACTGATAGCCCCACTTGGATAATAGATCCTATTGATGGCACCTGTAACTTTGTTCACAG TTTCCCAATGGTTGCAGTAAGCATTGGCTTTGCTGTAAAGAAAGAG CTTGAGTTTGGTGTTATTTATCACTGTTTTGATGGCACATTATATACTGCCAGAAGAGGTCATGGGGCATTTTGCAATGGCGTACGACTGCAGGTTTCAAAAGAGAAAG ATGTATCAAAGGCCCTCATTCTGACAGAGATTGGAGCAAAGAGAGATCCTAACACATTGGATATCTTCTTAGGCAATATGAAGAAACTGCTGAGTGCCCCTGTACATGG GGTGAGAATCATAGGCAGCTCAACTTTAGCGCTGTGTCATGTGGCCAGTGGAGCAGCCGAGGCCTACTACCAGTATGGCCTGCACTGCTGGGATATCGCTGCAGCTGCAGTCATCATCAGAGAGGCAGGCGGTTGTGTGATTGACACCACAG GGGGTCCTCTAGATCTCATGTCCCGCCGTGTGGTGGCTGCCGGGTCCAGAGAGATAGCGGATTATGTTGTTCAGCAGCTCCAGCCAATCAACTATGGGCGTGATGATCATGACCCCTGA
- the impa2 gene encoding inositol monophosphatase 2 isoform X1, with the protein MPLESHPLFLLGVTKGSSQSAPLRGEVRDRAVAAALRGGSMEDDTWAECQEVAVRIARTAGQMVQEAVNHEKSVSSKSTPTDLVTEADQQVEDLIISTLRERFPSHRFIGEESSAAGEKCVLTDSPTWIIDPIDGTCNFVHSFPMVAVSIGFAVKKELEFGVIYHCFDGTLYTARRGHGAFCNGVRLQVSKEKDVSKALILTEIGAKRDPNTLDIFLGNMKKLLSAPVHGVRIIGSSTLALCHVASGAAEAYYQYGLHCWDIAAAAVIIREAGGCVIDTTGGPLDLMSRRVVAAGSREIADYVVQQLQPINYGRDDHDP; encoded by the exons GGCTCGTCTCAGTCCGCGCCGCTTAGAGGTGAAGTGAGGGACCGGGCCGTAGCAGCAGCTCTCCGCGG AGGGAGCATGGAGGACGACACCTGGGCCGAGTGTCAGGAGGTCGCCGTGAGGATAGCACGCACCGCGGGGCAG aTGGTCCAGGAGGCTGTGAATCACGAGAAAAGTGTGAGCAGTAAGAGCACACCCACAGACTTGGTGACAGAGGCTGACCAGCAGGTGGAGGATCTCATCATTTCCACCCTCAGGGAAAGATTCCCTTCACATAG ATTTATAGGAGAGGAGTCCTCTGCTGCTGGAGAGAAATGTGTTCTGACTGATAGCCCCACTTGGATAATAGATCCTATTGATGGCACCTGTAACTTTGTTCACAG TTTCCCAATGGTTGCAGTAAGCATTGGCTTTGCTGTAAAGAAAGAG CTTGAGTTTGGTGTTATTTATCACTGTTTTGATGGCACATTATATACTGCCAGAAGAGGTCATGGGGCATTTTGCAATGGCGTACGACTGCAGGTTTCAAAAGAGAAAG ATGTATCAAAGGCCCTCATTCTGACAGAGATTGGAGCAAAGAGAGATCCTAACACATTGGATATCTTCTTAGGCAATATGAAGAAACTGCTGAGTGCCCCTGTACATGG GGTGAGAATCATAGGCAGCTCAACTTTAGCGCTGTGTCATGTGGCCAGTGGAGCAGCCGAGGCCTACTACCAGTATGGCCTGCACTGCTGGGATATCGCTGCAGCTGCAGTCATCATCAGAGAGGCAGGCGGTTGTGTGATTGACACCACAG GGGGTCCTCTAGATCTCATGTCCCGCCGTGTGGTGGCTGCCGGGTCCAGAGAGATAGCGGATTATGTTGTTCAGCAGCTCCAGCCAATCAACTATGGGCGTGATGATCATGACCCCTGA